A window from Mycolicibacterium tokaiense encodes these proteins:
- the fadD4 gene encoding fatty-acid--CoA ligase FadD4 produces MQIRETAQSTPDKPAIIMYPSGTTVTFGELEARANQLAHHFRAAGLVEGDAVAILMENNAHMHVVMWAARRAGLYYVPINSHLAPAEAAYIVDNSNAKAIVGSAALSKTLADLAEHLPDGLPGLLLIADGDLPGWQRYPDAVEQHPVTPIADEIEGDLLQYSSGTTGRPKGIKRQLPHLPPAEVPGLMAALVSFWMHPDAVYLSPAPLYHTAPSVWSMQTQAGGITTVILEKFDAEGCLDAIARHRVTHGQFVPVMFTRMLKLPEEVRASYDVSSLERVMHAAAPCPVDIKKQMIDWWGPIVDEYYASSEAHGSTLISAEEWLTHPGSVGRPLAGALHIVGEDGNELPPGQPGEIYFEGGFDFEYLNDAEKTAKSRHPQGWKTVGDIGYVDEEGFLYLTDRRHHMIISGGVNIYPQEAENLLITHPKVMDAAVFGIPDDEMGQSVKGVVQTVDPADATDEFAAELVGWLRDRLTHYKCPRSISFETQLPRTDTGKLYKQSLVAKYSAP; encoded by the coding sequence ATGCAGATCCGTGAAACCGCCCAGTCGACTCCGGACAAGCCGGCCATCATCATGTATCCCTCCGGGACCACGGTGACGTTCGGTGAGCTGGAAGCCCGCGCCAATCAACTCGCGCATCACTTCCGCGCGGCCGGACTGGTCGAGGGCGACGCGGTGGCGATCCTGATGGAGAACAACGCCCACATGCATGTGGTCATGTGGGCCGCGCGCCGCGCCGGGCTGTATTACGTGCCGATCAACAGCCATCTGGCCCCGGCCGAGGCGGCCTACATCGTCGACAACAGCAATGCCAAGGCCATTGTCGGTTCGGCCGCATTGTCCAAGACCCTGGCCGACCTCGCCGAGCACCTGCCCGACGGACTGCCCGGGCTGCTGCTCATCGCCGATGGCGACCTCCCCGGCTGGCAGCGGTACCCCGACGCCGTGGAGCAGCACCCCGTGACGCCCATCGCCGACGAGATCGAAGGCGATCTGCTGCAGTACTCGTCGGGCACCACCGGTAGGCCCAAGGGCATCAAACGTCAACTGCCGCACCTGCCGCCGGCCGAGGTGCCCGGGCTGATGGCCGCGCTGGTCTCGTTCTGGATGCACCCGGACGCGGTGTACCTCAGCCCCGCGCCGCTCTATCACACGGCTCCGTCGGTGTGGTCCATGCAGACCCAGGCCGGCGGTATCACCACCGTCATCCTGGAGAAGTTCGACGCCGAAGGCTGCCTGGATGCCATCGCCCGGCACCGCGTCACCCACGGCCAGTTCGTGCCGGTGATGTTCACCCGCATGCTCAAGCTCCCGGAAGAGGTGCGCGCGTCCTACGACGTGTCCAGCCTCGAGCGCGTGATGCACGCTGCCGCACCGTGTCCGGTGGACATCAAGAAGCAGATGATCGACTGGTGGGGGCCCATCGTCGACGAGTACTACGCGTCCTCGGAAGCCCACGGTTCCACGCTGATCTCGGCCGAAGAATGGCTCACCCACCCCGGCTCGGTGGGCCGTCCGCTGGCCGGTGCGCTGCACATCGTCGGCGAGGACGGCAACGAACTGCCGCCCGGGCAGCCCGGTGAGATCTACTTCGAGGGTGGCTTCGACTTCGAGTACCTCAACGACGCGGAGAAGACCGCCAAGTCACGACACCCGCAGGGCTGGAAGACGGTGGGCGACATCGGTTATGTCGACGAGGAGGGGTTCCTCTACCTGACCGACCGGCGCCACCACATGATCATCTCCGGCGGGGTGAACATCTACCCCCAGGAAGCGGAGAACCTGCTCATCACCCATCCCAAGGTGATGGACGCCGCGGTGTTCGGCATCCCGGACGACGAGATGGGCCAGAGCGTCAAGGGCGTGGTGCAGACCGTCGATCCCGCCGACGCCACCGACGAGTTCGCCGCCGAGCTGGTCGGCTGGCTGCGGGACCGGCTGACCCACTACAAGTGCCCGCGCTCCATCTCCTTCGAGACGCAGCTGCCGCGCACCGACACCGGCAAGCTGTACAAGCAGTCGCTGGTGGCGAAGTACTCTGCGCCCTGA
- a CDS encoding lysophospholipid acyltransferase family protein, with amino-acid sequence MSSDVAKWDPGFTERVIGLLRPLVKGYHRAEVRGLESFPTAGGALVVGNHSGGLFAMDMPVFATGFYDHFGYERPVYTLSFDLIFTGPTADFFRRIGFIRANHENAEEALRSGGVVQVFPGGDYDVYRPTTERNKIDFDGRTGYVRAALNAGVPIVPSVAIGGQESQIYLSRGTWLARTLRLDKLLRAKILPVGIGFPFGLSAVVPVNAPLPTKIVMQVLDPIDITAQFGDEPDIDEVDAHVRLVMQRALDELAAQRRLPVIG; translated from the coding sequence ATGAGCAGCGACGTCGCCAAATGGGATCCCGGCTTCACCGAACGGGTCATCGGCCTGCTGCGGCCACTCGTCAAGGGGTACCACCGGGCCGAGGTGCGGGGTCTGGAGTCCTTCCCCACCGCCGGTGGCGCGCTGGTGGTCGGCAACCACTCCGGCGGGCTGTTCGCCATGGACATGCCGGTCTTCGCCACCGGGTTCTACGACCACTTCGGGTATGAGCGACCGGTCTACACCCTGAGTTTCGACCTGATCTTCACCGGCCCCACCGCCGACTTCTTCCGGCGCATCGGCTTCATCCGGGCCAACCACGAGAACGCCGAGGAAGCCCTGCGCTCGGGTGGTGTGGTCCAGGTGTTCCCCGGCGGCGACTACGACGTGTACCGTCCCACCACCGAACGCAACAAGATCGACTTCGACGGCCGCACCGGATACGTGCGGGCCGCTCTCAATGCGGGTGTGCCGATCGTGCCGTCGGTGGCGATCGGCGGCCAGGAGAGCCAGATCTATCTGTCCCGGGGCACCTGGCTGGCCAGGACTCTGCGGCTGGACAAGCTGTTGCGGGCCAAGATCCTGCCGGTGGGTATCGGCTTCCCGTTCGGCCTGAGCGCGGTGGTCCCGGTGAATGCGCCCCTGCCGACCAAGATCGTGATGCAGGTACTCGACCCCATCGACATCACCGCTCAGTTCGGCGACGAGCCGGATATCGACGAGGTGGACGCCCACGTCCGACTGGTGATGCAACGGGCGCTCGACGAACTGGCTGCGCAGCGCCGCCTTCCGGTGATCGGCTAG
- a CDS encoding arylamine N-acetyltransferase family protein, translating into MSHGVDIAAYLKRIGYDGTLKPTVDTLDALIAAHQRSIVFENLTPLMGAPVVDLGGDALFDKMVHRARGGYCFEQNGLFLVVLTELGFDAEARGARVVWMRPDGLDGPPAAQTHQLLSVRIPGVEQRYLVDVGFGGQTPTAALTFTPGRVQQTRHEPYRLRALGLEWVLETQIGDRWHPLYVFADRPVPQIDLEVGSWYVSTYPESHFVTGLSASMVTDDARWNLGGRHLRVHHRDGHTDKTELRNASEVLQVLMGTYGLDVGGLGDVHQRITEVI; encoded by the coding sequence ATGTCCCACGGCGTCGACATTGCGGCCTACCTGAAACGCATCGGCTACGACGGCACCCTGAAGCCGACCGTCGACACGCTCGATGCCTTGATCGCCGCGCATCAGCGCAGCATCGTGTTCGAGAACCTCACCCCGCTGATGGGTGCCCCCGTCGTCGATCTCGGGGGCGACGCCCTGTTCGACAAGATGGTGCACCGGGCCCGCGGCGGGTACTGCTTCGAGCAGAACGGCCTGTTCCTCGTGGTGCTGACCGAACTCGGTTTCGACGCCGAGGCCCGCGGCGCGCGGGTGGTGTGGATGAGACCGGACGGGCTGGACGGACCGCCGGCGGCGCAGACCCACCAACTGCTGTCGGTCCGGATCCCCGGCGTCGAGCAGCGCTACCTGGTGGACGTGGGGTTCGGCGGCCAGACCCCGACCGCGGCGCTGACTTTCACCCCGGGCCGGGTGCAGCAGACGCGCCACGAGCCGTACCGGCTGCGCGCACTCGGGTTGGAGTGGGTGCTGGAGACCCAGATCGGCGATCGCTGGCACCCGCTGTACGTGTTCGCCGACCGGCCCGTTCCGCAGATCGACCTCGAGGTGGGAAGTTGGTATGTGTCAACCTATCCCGAGTCGCACTTCGTCACCGGGTTGTCCGCCTCCATGGTCACCGACGACGCCCGCTGGAACCTCGGTGGACGACATCTGCGCGTGCACCACCGCGACGGGCATACCGACAAGACGGAGCTACGCAACGCCAGCGAGGTGCTGCAGGTGCTGATGGGCACGTACGGTCTGGACGTGGGCGGCCTCGGCGACGTGCACCAACGCATCACCGAGGTGATCTGA
- a CDS encoding alpha/beta hydrolase, producing MTKARLSDHLLALTVGAASLPMVGRYLEPLGGITAMSIWGVRHAPEFLEASVKSWFTPGTGQIKKRERDQTHAASDAALRGVVPAAELDIDWPAPERTPPLWKALQHRKRIYRSSVQYGDSPAQRLDVWRPAQLPAEPAPVLLFVPGGAWVHGSRILQGYALLDHMAGQGWVCLSIDYRVSPNHRWPQHINDVKAAIAWARANVDRFGGDRSFIAIAGCSAGGHLAALSGLTPDDPAFQADLTDGADTSVDAVVGIYGRYCWEDRSSVERARFVDFLERVVVKRRIDRHPEVFRKASPMAAVHPDAPPFLVIHGTGDTVIPVAQARSFVERLRAVSRSVVGYVELPGAGHAFDMTDGARTGAMATAIGLFLNHIHRTTTTIPAKEVI from the coding sequence GTGACGAAGGCTCGGCTCTCCGACCACCTGCTGGCCTTGACGGTGGGGGCGGCGTCGCTGCCGATGGTCGGCAGGTATCTCGAACCGCTCGGCGGTATCACCGCCATGAGCATCTGGGGTGTGCGCCACGCTCCCGAATTCCTGGAAGCCAGTGTCAAGTCCTGGTTCACACCGGGCACGGGCCAGATCAAGAAGCGGGAACGCGATCAGACACACGCCGCCTCCGATGCCGCCCTGCGCGGCGTGGTGCCCGCGGCCGAACTCGACATCGACTGGCCGGCTCCCGAGCGCACGCCGCCGTTGTGGAAGGCACTGCAACACCGCAAGCGCATCTACCGGTCGTCGGTGCAGTACGGCGACAGCCCGGCCCAACGGCTGGATGTGTGGCGGCCTGCGCAACTCCCTGCCGAACCCGCACCCGTGCTGCTGTTCGTCCCGGGTGGAGCCTGGGTGCACGGCAGCCGGATCCTGCAGGGGTACGCGCTGCTGGATCACATGGCCGGCCAGGGCTGGGTGTGCCTGTCGATCGACTACCGCGTATCGCCGAATCACCGCTGGCCGCAACACATCAACGATGTCAAAGCCGCCATTGCGTGGGCCAGGGCCAACGTCGACCGGTTCGGCGGCGACCGGTCCTTCATCGCCATCGCAGGCTGCTCGGCCGGCGGCCACCTGGCCGCACTGTCCGGACTGACGCCCGATGATCCGGCCTTCCAGGCCGATCTGACCGACGGGGCCGACACCTCCGTGGACGCGGTGGTGGGCATCTACGGCAGGTACTGCTGGGAAGACCGCTCCTCGGTGGAACGCGCCCGCTTCGTCGACTTCCTGGAGCGGGTGGTCGTCAAACGCCGGATCGACCGCCACCCGGAGGTGTTCCGCAAGGCCTCCCCGATGGCGGCGGTACATCCGGACGCGCCGCCGTTCCTGGTGATCCACGGCACCGGTGACACGGTGATCCCGGTGGCGCAGGCCCGCAGCTTCGTCGAGCGCCTGCGTGCGGTGTCGCGCTCGGTGGTCGGCTACGTGGAACTGCCGGGCGCCGGGCACGCCTTCGACATGACCGACGGCGCCCGAACCGGAGCCATGGCAACGGCAATCGGGCTGTTCCTGAACCACATCCACCGCACCACGACCACCATCCCCGCCAAAGAGGTGATCTGA
- a CDS encoding WS/DGAT/MGAT family O-acyltransferase encodes MKRLSGWDAMLLYGETPTVHMHTLKIAIIEIGDLGGRTFGVEEFRAVIGSRLHKLAPFGYQLVDIPWKFHRPMWRENCEVDLEYHIRPLTLPAPGGRRELDDAIGEIASTPLDRDHPLWEMYFVDGLADGRIAVVAKIHHALADGVASANLMAHGMDLQPGPDPEESAYIADPAPTRAQLARSAFRDHLRQIARVPATVRYTAAGINRVRRSSHKLSPELTRPFTPPPSFINHPLTSRRMFATASLALADIKETSKHLGVSINDLVLAISAGALRKLLLQYDGKADHPLLASVPMSFDFSKDRISGNFFTGVLMTIPVQHADPLERVRLAHEAAVLAKESNNLIGPELISRWSNYMPPVAAEVMFRRLDQKDGLSKMFNLNISNVPGPREHGRVGGALVTEIYSVGPLTAGSGINITVWSYVDEFNISVITDGATVADPHEITGAMLEEFVEIRRAAGLSVELSVIDKAMAQA; translated from the coding sequence ATGAAGCGATTGAGCGGGTGGGACGCGATGCTGCTCTACGGCGAGACGCCCACCGTGCACATGCACACGCTCAAGATCGCGATCATCGAGATCGGTGATCTCGGTGGTCGGACCTTCGGTGTCGAGGAGTTCCGGGCGGTGATCGGCAGCCGTCTGCACAAGCTGGCGCCGTTCGGCTACCAACTGGTCGACATCCCGTGGAAGTTCCACCGCCCCATGTGGCGGGAGAATTGCGAGGTGGATCTCGAGTACCACATCCGGCCGCTCACCCTCCCCGCTCCTGGTGGCAGACGCGAACTCGACGACGCCATCGGAGAGATCGCCAGTACCCCGCTGGACCGCGACCACCCGCTGTGGGAGATGTACTTCGTCGACGGACTGGCCGACGGACGCATCGCCGTGGTTGCCAAGATCCATCACGCCCTGGCCGACGGTGTGGCGTCGGCCAACCTGATGGCACACGGTATGGACCTGCAGCCCGGCCCGGACCCCGAAGAGTCCGCCTACATCGCGGACCCGGCGCCCACCCGAGCGCAGTTGGCGCGCAGCGCATTCCGCGACCACCTCCGCCAGATCGCCCGGGTGCCCGCCACTGTGCGCTATACCGCCGCCGGCATCAACCGGGTGCGCAGGAGTTCCCACAAACTCTCCCCGGAACTCACCCGCCCCTTCACCCCGCCACCGAGCTTCATCAACCACCCGCTGACCTCCCGGCGGATGTTCGCCACCGCCTCGCTGGCGCTGGCCGACATCAAGGAGACCAGCAAGCACCTGGGGGTCTCCATCAACGACCTGGTGCTGGCCATCTCCGCCGGCGCGCTGCGAAAGCTCTTGCTGCAGTACGACGGCAAGGCTGACCACCCGCTCCTGGCGTCGGTGCCGATGAGCTTCGACTTCTCCAAGGACCGGATTTCGGGCAACTTCTTCACCGGTGTGCTGATGACCATCCCGGTGCAGCACGCCGACCCGCTGGAGCGGGTTCGCCTGGCGCACGAGGCCGCGGTGCTGGCCAAGGAGAGCAACAACCTGATCGGCCCGGAGTTGATCAGTCGGTGGTCGAACTACATGCCACCCGTGGCCGCCGAGGTGATGTTCCGGCGCCTCGACCAGAAGGACGGGCTGAGCAAGATGTTCAACCTGAACATCTCGAATGTGCCGGGCCCGCGTGAGCACGGGCGCGTGGGTGGCGCCCTGGTTACCGAGATCTACAGCGTCGGCCCGCTGACGGCGGGCAGCGGCATCAACATCACGGTGTGGAGCTACGTCGACGAGTTCAACATCTCGGTGATCACCGACGGCGCCACGGTGGCCGACCCGCACGAGATCACCGGCGCCATGCTCGAGGAGTTCGTCGAGATCCGGCGCGCCGCCGGGCTTTCGGTCGAGCTCTCGGTGATCGACAAGGCCATGGCTCAAGCCTGA
- a CDS encoding PPOX class F420-dependent oxidoreductase produces MDDDLVSRIAGEDFVALTTFKRDGTPVSTPMWIARDGDHLVVWTPRESWKVKRVRRDPRVEMRPCSRMGKTEPGAPVLAGTAVVIDEPGHVSRAAGLVKAKYGLQFRVITVIEAILARGAKPRVALQITPAG; encoded by the coding sequence ATGGATGATGACCTGGTGTCACGGATCGCCGGCGAGGATTTTGTCGCGCTGACGACGTTCAAGCGGGACGGCACGCCGGTGTCGACGCCGATGTGGATCGCGCGCGATGGCGACCACCTGGTGGTCTGGACACCGCGGGAGTCCTGGAAGGTCAAGCGGGTGCGTCGTGATCCGCGGGTGGAGATGAGGCCGTGCAGCCGGATGGGCAAGACCGAGCCCGGCGCACCGGTCCTGGCGGGCACCGCGGTGGTGATCGACGAGCCGGGTCATGTGTCACGGGCGGCCGGCCTGGTCAAGGCCAAATACGGGCTGCAGTTCCGCGTGATCACCGTCATCGAGGCGATCCTGGCGCGCGGGGCCAAACCGCGGGTGGCCTTGCAGATCACCCCGGCCGGGTGA
- the fadD12 gene encoding acyl-CoA ligase FadD12 — protein MVRAGVIAPLRPDKYLRIMAAARRDGLSVTSGFAMSAQRCPDRAALIDELGTLTFREVDQRSDALAAALQALPGDTGTIAIMCRNHRGFVESLVAANRVGADVLLLNTSFAGPALAEVVTREGVDVVIYDQEFAPSVDTALAGLDNTVRILGWTDSDAGDVATIAELIEQHAGQHPHKPSRAGKLILLTSGTTGTPKGAARTGGGVNELRAILERVPWHTDKTVVVVAPMFHAWGFSQLVFAASMACTVVTRRKFDPEATLALVDQHRAYGLCVVPVMFDRIMDLPADVLRRYSGRTLRFATASGSRMRPDVVTRFMDTFGDIIYNNYNATEAGMIATATPSDLRAAPDTAGKPVAGTEIRILDDSFTEVPTGEVGQIFVRNTSQFDGYTSGTTKDFHEEFMASGDLGRVDAEGRLFVVGRDDEMIVSGGENVYPIEVEKTLTNHPAVAEASVIGVDDETYGQRLVAFVVLRDEAPVEDLKQHVRDNLANYKVPRQVTVLDELPRNNTGKVLRRELQAMVDG, from the coding sequence ATGGTGCGCGCCGGCGTCATCGCGCCGCTGCGACCCGACAAGTACCTGCGCATCATGGCCGCCGCCCGGCGTGACGGTCTCTCGGTGACAAGCGGTTTCGCGATGTCGGCACAGCGCTGCCCGGACCGGGCCGCGCTGATCGACGAGTTGGGCACGCTGACGTTCCGCGAGGTCGATCAGCGCAGCGACGCCCTCGCCGCGGCGTTGCAGGCGTTGCCAGGTGATACCGGCACCATCGCCATCATGTGCCGCAACCACCGCGGATTCGTCGAGTCGTTGGTCGCCGCCAACCGGGTGGGCGCCGACGTGTTACTGCTGAACACGTCCTTCGCCGGGCCCGCCCTGGCCGAGGTGGTGACCCGCGAGGGCGTCGACGTGGTGATCTACGACCAGGAGTTCGCGCCGAGTGTGGACACCGCGCTGGCCGGTCTGGACAACACCGTGCGGATCCTGGGGTGGACGGACTCCGATGCCGGCGACGTGGCGACCATCGCGGAGCTGATCGAGCAGCATGCCGGGCAGCATCCGCACAAGCCCTCTCGCGCAGGCAAACTGATCCTGCTGACCTCGGGCACCACCGGCACCCCCAAGGGCGCCGCCCGCACCGGTGGTGGGGTCAACGAACTGCGCGCCATCCTGGAGCGGGTGCCGTGGCACACCGACAAGACGGTGGTGGTGGTGGCTCCGATGTTCCACGCCTGGGGCTTTTCGCAGCTGGTGTTCGCGGCCTCCATGGCGTGCACCGTGGTGACCCGGCGCAAGTTCGATCCCGAGGCCACGCTGGCCCTGGTCGATCAGCACCGCGCCTACGGATTGTGTGTGGTGCCGGTGATGTTCGACCGCATCATGGACCTGCCCGCGGACGTGCTGCGTCGCTACAGTGGACGCACCCTGCGGTTCGCCACCGCGTCGGGGTCACGGATGCGTCCCGACGTGGTGACCCGGTTCATGGACACCTTCGGCGACATCATCTACAACAACTACAACGCGACCGAGGCAGGGATGATCGCCACGGCCACCCCCTCCGATCTGCGCGCCGCACCCGACACCGCGGGAAAACCGGTGGCGGGCACCGAGATCAGGATCCTCGACGACAGCTTCACCGAGGTGCCCACCGGGGAGGTGGGGCAGATCTTCGTGCGCAACACCAGCCAGTTCGACGGGTACACCTCCGGGACGACGAAAGACTTCCACGAGGAGTTCATGGCCTCCGGTGATCTGGGCCGCGTCGACGCCGAAGGCCGGCTGTTCGTGGTGGGCCGCGACGACGAGATGATCGTCTCCGGGGGCGAGAACGTTTATCCCATCGAGGTGGAGAAGACCCTGACGAACCATCCCGCGGTGGCCGAGGCCAGCGTGATCGGCGTCGACGACGAGACCTACGGGCAGCGCCTGGTGGCGTTCGTGGTGCTGCGCGACGAGGCACCGGTGGAGGACCTCAAGCAACATGTCCGCGACAACCTGGCCAATTACAAAGTGCCGCGTCAGGTCACGGTGCTCGACGAGTTGCCTCGCAACAACACCGGAAAAGTGCTGCGGCGGGAGTTACAAGCGATGGTCGATGGCTGA
- a CDS encoding alpha/beta hydrolase → MAERIRRRRYPLVRAAVELANAANGFRPLARKGYVTIPVFFLGWPTGEMAPLYLAGSVLDAIRRGVRGDFRSTQGRLALGVTTVAWAVLVAIHRRNVAGKPIFESALRDSLGDDYRSVAAASQPARKHGGVFATGWSRRRYVESTVRYGPHGRANLADIWRRADLPRDGKAPVLLQVPGGAWSIGMRRPQAYPLLSHLAERGWICVSMAYRVSPRHTWPDHIVDVKRALAWVKDNIADYGGDPDFVAISGGSAGGHLTALAALTPGEPQWQPGFEDADTSVVAAVPVYGRYDWYSTDGEGRPQFIKFLQKFVTKTSFTGHRDVYVDASPIERLRSDAPPFFILHGADDSIIPVPEGREFAEALRAVSGNTVAYCEVPHAQHAFDFFGSPRGHYTAEAIERFLSWVHAKR, encoded by the coding sequence ATGGCTGAACGCATCCGGCGCAGGCGGTACCCCTTGGTGCGCGCCGCCGTCGAACTGGCCAACGCCGCCAACGGCTTTCGTCCCCTGGCCCGCAAAGGTTACGTCACCATCCCGGTGTTCTTCCTGGGGTGGCCCACCGGCGAGATGGCGCCGCTGTACCTCGCCGGGTCGGTTCTCGACGCGATCCGGCGCGGGGTCCGCGGCGACTTCCGCAGCACCCAGGGCCGCCTGGCGTTGGGAGTGACCACCGTCGCCTGGGCTGTGCTGGTGGCCATTCACCGCCGCAATGTGGCCGGTAAGCCGATTTTCGAGTCCGCCCTGCGTGATTCGCTCGGCGACGACTACCGGTCGGTGGCAGCGGCGTCGCAGCCGGCGCGCAAGCACGGCGGGGTATTCGCCACCGGGTGGTCGCGCCGCCGCTACGTCGAGAGCACCGTGCGCTACGGCCCGCACGGGCGGGCCAACCTGGCCGACATCTGGCGTCGTGCCGACCTGCCCCGCGACGGCAAGGCACCGGTGCTGCTGCAGGTCCCCGGCGGCGCCTGGTCCATCGGGATGCGCCGGCCACAGGCCTATCCGTTGCTCAGCCACCTCGCCGAACGCGGGTGGATCTGCGTGTCGATGGCCTACCGGGTGAGCCCACGGCACACCTGGCCGGACCACATCGTCGACGTCAAACGCGCGCTGGCCTGGGTCAAGGACAACATCGCCGACTACGGTGGGGACCCCGACTTCGTGGCCATCAGCGGCGGATCGGCAGGCGGACATCTGACCGCGCTGGCCGCACTGACGCCGGGAGAACCCCAGTGGCAGCCCGGTTTCGAGGACGCCGACACCTCCGTGGTGGCCGCGGTTCCGGTCTACGGCCGCTACGACTGGTACAGCACAGACGGCGAGGGCCGCCCGCAGTTCATCAAGTTCCTGCAGAAGTTCGTCACCAAGACGTCTTTCACCGGACACCGTGACGTCTACGTCGACGCCTCCCCCATCGAGCGCCTGCGTTCGGATGCCCCGCCCTTCTTCATCCTGCACGGTGCCGACGACTCGATCATCCCTGTGCCCGAGGGCCGCGAGTTCGCCGAGGCGCTGCGCGCGGTTTCGGGCAACACGGTGGCCTACTGCGAAGTGCCGCACGCCCAGCACGCTTTCGACTTCTTCGGCTCACCGCGGGGGCACTACACCGCCGAGGCCATCGAGCGGTTCCTGTCCTGGGTGCACGCCAAACGCTAG
- a CDS encoding alpha/beta hydrolase — MPLADVHPELRTAARRLPSTLISPATVRAVRWLERLQRFRSSPAVEELTTTEDITVRLHRPPQGGDSGPALLWIHGGGYVVGTARQDDRLCAKLARELGITVASPDYRLAPEHPYPAGLQDCYTALQWLARLPAVDPSRIAIGGASAGGGLAAALAFLTRDRGEITPVAQLLVYPMLDDRSVGHTHLDALETRLWNRRSNRFGWSSYLRGADPAIAVPARRTDLAGLPPTWIGVGTLDLFHDEDVAYAQRLRAAGVPCELQVVPGAFHGFDQIVAGSSIAQQFFAHQTGHLRAAFAG, encoded by the coding sequence ATGCCTCTCGCCGACGTCCATCCCGAACTGCGCACCGCCGCCCGCCGGCTGCCCAGCACCCTGATCAGCCCCGCGACCGTGCGCGCGGTGCGATGGCTGGAACGCCTGCAGCGGTTCCGGTCCTCCCCCGCGGTGGAGGAGCTGACCACCACCGAGGACATCACAGTCCGGCTCCATCGTCCGCCCCAGGGCGGCGACAGCGGTCCGGCGCTGCTGTGGATCCACGGCGGCGGCTACGTCGTCGGCACCGCGCGCCAGGACGACCGGCTGTGCGCCAAACTGGCCCGGGAACTCGGCATCACCGTCGCCTCCCCCGACTATCGGCTGGCGCCAGAGCATCCGTACCCGGCCGGGCTGCAGGACTGCTACACGGCACTGCAGTGGCTGGCCCGCCTGCCTGCCGTCGACCCGTCGCGCATCGCCATCGGCGGGGCCAGCGCCGGCGGCGGTCTGGCGGCCGCCCTGGCATTCCTGACCCGGGACCGCGGCGAGATCACCCCCGTTGCACAACTTCTCGTGTATCCGATGCTCGATGACCGCAGCGTCGGGCACACCCATCTCGACGCGCTCGAGACCCGGCTGTGGAACCGTCGCTCCAACCGGTTCGGCTGGTCGTCCTACCTCCGCGGGGCCGATCCGGCCATCGCCGTGCCCGCCCGGCGCACCGACCTGGCCGGCCTGCCGCCGACGTGGATCGGGGTGGGCACCCTGGATCTGTTCCACGACGAGGACGTCGCCTACGCCCAACGGCTGCGCGCAGCCGGCGTGCCGTGTGAACTCCAGGTGGTCCCCGGTGCCTTCCACGGGTTCGACCAGATCGTGGCGGGATCGTCCATCGCCCAGCAGTTCTTCGCGCACCAGACCGGCCATCTGCGTGCGGCGTTCGCCGGCTGA